One Caldisericota bacterium DNA segment encodes these proteins:
- a CDS encoding YjbQ family protein — MTVITKNLTFHTKGNCDIIDITSEVGKEVERSVVSNGTVTLFVSGSTAGLTTIEYEPRLLKDFQNMFGRVIPADI, encoded by the coding sequence ATGACTGTAATTACTAAGAATCTTACCTTTCATACCAAAGGGAATTGCGACATAATTGACATAACTTCGGAAGTGGGCAAAGAGGTGGAGAGGTCAGTCGTGAGCAATGGTACGGTTACCTTATTTGTATCTGGTTCCACGGCAGGGCTCACTACGATTGAATATGAGCCCAGACTCCTGAAGGATTTTCAGAACATGTTTGGCAGGGTAATTCCCGCTGATATT